GGCGTAGGAAGGCAGTTGGCCAGGACAGCGGCCGGTCGGGCGATCATGCCGACCGGCCGCTGTCGCGCCGTGGCAGAGCGATGACGGGCGAGCGGTGGGGCGGGTGGGATCAGCACGGGGCGGAGACCGGGGGGCTCGTCCAGCCGGTCCCGTGCCCCGCCACGGACGCGAGGGTGCGTTGGTCGTGGGCCGGGTCCAGCAGGTCCGGCGGATGCCCCGCCTCTGCGTCAGCGGGCCGCACGCTTGTCCGGCGGGGCGGCGCCGTGGTCACGAGCGTAGGCGTCGAGGATCTCCGGTCGGGGCTTCCCCGTGTGCAGGAAGCGCTCGTCGAGCACGGTGGCGAAGTCGTCGAGTGCGGCGGCGAGGACGAGGGACGCGATACGAGCACCGGGGTGCTGTGCCCGCCGGGTCCGCTCGGCGAGTTCGGCGGCGTGGCCGATGCTCAGCGCCAGCGAGGTGTCGCCGGTCCCGTCGTGGAAGTAGTACGACTCCGGATACTGGGCGAAGTCCACGCTGACGCCGGCGATCCCGGCGGCCAGCGCGTCCAGTGCGGCGGCTCCCGCCTCGGAGTCGAGCTGTTCGTCGGTGATCCCGGCCCGGCGCAGATGGCAGACGCGCAGCGCCAGCGTCCGGCGCCGGGCGAGTGCGGGAAAGATGCCGAGCACCCAGGAGACGGTGGCGGTCAGCAGCGCGAATCCGACCAGCGCCTCCAGCGGTGCCACGATCCGCAGCCAGCCCTCGGCGGGGGCGATGTCGCCGAGGCCGAGGGTGGCCACGGTCACCAGGGAGACATACAGGGCGTCCACCGGACGGGAGTGCTGGGTCGGCTCCAGGGCGCTCGAGAAGACGAAGCCCTCCGGCATGTGCTGCCAGTACACCACCGCCCAGCCCAGGGCCACGCCGCACGTCCACATCGCGACCACGCCCGCCACGCCGAGCGGCCCGGCGACTCCCGCGGCACGCCAACGGGGACTGGTGCGGGAGGACAGTCGCCACAGGGCCGTCATGACGATCCGGCTCAGTCCTCCGTGGCGGGTCGGGTGCCACAGGGTGTGGAACACGTCCCGCAGGATGATCAGCACCACCGCAACGCCGACCAGCGAGATCAGCCCGTTCACACGTCCTCCTCAGCAACACCGGTACCGGTACCGGCATGCTGCCGCGCGGACATGGGGTGGGTGGCCGTCGCGGGCCCGTGTCGCCGCAGGCGTTCGAGGACGCCCGTCCGCACAGGGGAGGTGCGTCGGCGCCCGCACGGCAAAGGACCCGGGAACGGCGTGCGTTCCCGGGTCCCCTCGGCGCCCGGTCAGTCCCGCTGTGCGCCCGTGGGCAGCGGGCGCAGTTGCATGCTCGACGCGGTGCTGGTGCCGAATCCGTAGTCCAGCATCTTCGCGGCGTCGCCGTAGCGGCTGGTGGCGTTCAAAACGACACCGATGACGGTCTTGTCGCCTCGGGTGGCGGAGAAGACCAGACACGGTCCCGCGGATGTGCCGGTGCCGGTCTTGATGCCGTTGGCGCCGGAGTAGGAGCCGAGCAGTTGGTTGGTGTTGTACCAGGTGTAGGTACGGGTGCCGCCGGTGCTCGTGGTCGCGTAGCGCACGGTCTTCGTCGTCTTCACGACGGTGCGGAACGTCGAGTACTTCATCGCGCTGCGGGCCAGCTTCGCCAGGTCTCGCGGGGTGGTGTAGTTGGCGCCGGCCGCCGAGATGCCGTCGAACGAGTCGAAGTGGGTGTTGGTCAGACCGAGGTCCGCGGCCTTCTTGTTCATCTTGCCGATGAACGACTTCACCCGCGCGGAGCGGGTGTCACCCGTGCCGAAGGTGTCGGCGAGGGCGTACGCGGCGTCGCAGCCCGAGGGCAGCATCAACGCGTACAGCAACTGCCGGACCGTCACACGGTCGCCCGTCCTCAGATCCGCGGTGCTCGCGCCCTCGGCCGTGACGTAGTCCCGGTAGGCCTGCCTGATGGTGACCTTGCGGTCGAGGTCGAGACCGGTCTGCCCGAGGACCACGCGGGCGGTCATGATCTTGGTCGTGCTGGCCATCGGCCGCTTGTAGTCGGCGTACTTGCTGAACAGCTTGGTGCCGGTCGCGTTGTCCAGCAGGTAGGCGCCCTTGGCGCTGACCGTGGGCGCGTTGGCCGCCTGCGCGGGCGAGGCCAGGGGCGTGGCCAGCAGTACGGTGCCCGCGGTCACGGCGATCGCCGCGGCTTTGCGCAGCGTCATCGCACCGGATCTTCGTGCGCCCGCACTCCGGCGAGCACGCATGCTCTTGTCAAGGGTTGTCAATTCGAACGCTCCGAAAGCACATCCACATCTGAATGAAAGCCATAAAGCGGGCATATATCACCCTGTCCCTCCATGGCTCACAAGGGAGAGAATGGTTGCACAGTTCTCCCACGAGCCTTCGGGCACCCCTTTGTGCGCATTTCCCGCTGGCCGGAGGCGCCCTTCCCGCTGCCGCCGTAGCCGGTCACGAACTTCTTGACATGAACGTCGAAAGATCAAGGAGTGGCCGCCGGGTTCCCTGGATACGGCGGATCGCCACGTCCCTCACTGTTTCCCCAACTGGCCTTGCACGTCACACTGGTTGACATTGAACCTGAACACCGCTCATCTTCCCCTCACCCCTGTCCCGCCCCCGGAGAGTCCCCATGAGAAGACTGATCGGCAGCCTCACGGCCGCCGCGCTCGCCGTCACCGGCCTCGCGACCACCGGCGCGACCCCCGCCGCGGCCGCCACCACCGGCACGTTCAACGTGCTCACGTACAACGTCGCGGGCCTCCCGGAGGGGCTGAGCTCCGGCAACCCGGCGACGAACACCCCGCTGATATCGCCGCGCCTCGGGGCGTACGACATCGTGAACGTGCAGGAGGACTTCAACTACCACGCGGCGCTGTACGCGGGCGACAACCACCCGTACCGCACCGCCACCAGCGGTGGTGTGCCCTTCGGCGACGGCCTGAACACGCTGTCGGACTACGCGTTCGAGGACTTCCAGCGGGTGAAGTGGAACGACTGCACCGGCACCAACTGCCTCACCCCGAAGGGCTTCTCGCTGGCCCGCGTGCGGCTCGACGAGGGCGTCTACGTCGACCTCTACAACGTGCACACCAACGCCGACTCCGACGACGCGGCCCTCGCCGCCCGCCGCGCCAACGTCACCCAGCTCTCGCAGTTCATCCAGGCGAACTCGGCGGGCAACGCGGTGATCGTCATGGGTGACACCAACACCCGCTACACGCGCACCGGCGACAACATCCGCTCACTCGTGTCGGAGAACGGGCTAACGGACCCGTGGGTGCAGCTGATCAAGGGCGGTGTCGCCCCGGCTCTGGGCGCCGACGCGCTGGTCTGCCCGACCACGGCCCCGACCAACGACTGCGAGGTCGTCGACAAGGTCTTCTTCCGCGACAGCAACGTGGTGAACCTGACCGCCGGCCGCTACAACAACGACTGGGCCAAGTTCCTCGACTCCGCGGGCGCCAACCTCTCCGACCACTTCCCGCACACGGTCGACTTCTCCTGGACCCTCAACTCGCGGCTCCGGGCCAGCGACTTCTTCGGCGGCCCGCACGGCACGGCGTACAACGACGCCGACAACCTGCCCTCGACGGTCTCGCCCCGCACCCTGACCCTGCGCGGCGCCTCCCGCCTCGACGCGGTCTCGCTCACCCACGACGGCGGTACGACGCTGGCCCACGGCGGCACCGGCGGCACGGCGGCCTCCCTCACCCTGGCCTCCGATGAGCACCTCACCTCCGTGAAGCTGACACAGGGCCAGAAGGACGGCCGTACCCGGATCTTCTCCGCCGCCTTCGGCACGGACAAGGGCCGCACCCTCGCCTCCGGTACGGCCACCTCGAACGCCAAGACCTTCACGGCACCCCCCGGCTGGCAGATCGTGGGCTTCACCGGCCGCTCGGGCGACGAGATCGACAAGCTGGGCGTCCTGTACGCACCGATCGGCTGACCCGCGCGCCGACGCTCACACGGCCTCCGTGCCCTTGATCACCGGGCGATAGCCTTGGCGTTCAGGTCCCAGAGGTGAAGAGGTGGTCTCCATGGCCCGTGCCGGGCTCACCGTCGACCGGGTCGTGGAGGCCGCGGCCGATCTCGCGGACGAGATCGGGTTCGAGAAGGTCACCCTGTCCGCGCTGGCGCGGCACTTCGGGGTGAAGGACGCGAGTCTGTACTCGCACGTCAGGAACCTCCAGGATCTGCGGACGCGGGTCGCCCTGCTGGCGGGCGGCGAGATGATCGACAAGATCGCCGAAGCCGTGGCCGGACGCGCGGGCAAGGACGCGCTGGCCGCCTTCGCCGGGGCCTACCGGGAGTACGCCCTGGAGCACCCCGGCCGGTACGCGGCCACACAACTCCCCGTCGACCAGGTCCTCGTCGCCGACTCCCCCGCCCTGCGCCGCACCGCCGAGATCACCTACGGCATGCTCCGCGCCTACGGCCTCGACGAACCCGACCTCACCGACGCCGTGCGCCTGCTGCGCAGCACCTTCCACGGCTACTGCGCCCTGGAGGCGGGCGGCGGCTTCGGCGCGGCACGGGACGTGGGCCGGTCGTGGGCCAAGGCCGTGGAGGCACTGCACGTGGCGCTGACGCACTGGCCCGGGGAGGCGCCGGAGGGGGCGTAGCCCCGGCGGTCCGGTCGAGGTCGGTGGGGGTGCCTTGAAGCCGGAGAGGTAGGGAAGCGAAGTCCCGCAGCCCTGCCGTCCCTTGAGGTCTCAAAGAATGTCCCCCGCGGCGGCAACCTCATGTCTCCCGGCGGCGACCCCAGGACATGACACCTGCAACACCCTCCCCCTCCGTCCCGTCCGGACACCGTCGCCGCCACGTCGCGCGCAAGCCCGTCATCGGCTCGCTCGTGGCCGCGTCCGTGCTGGCGGGGGCCTGGTACGCCACCGCAGGGGCGGCGCCCTCCACCCCCTCGGCGGCCGGTGGTCTCACGGTGACGAACACGACCGTGAGCCTGCCGGCGAAGTTCCCCTATCTCTCGGCGGGCTACAACAACAGCCGGGAGTGGACGCGGACGGCGACGGCCGTCGCGCCGAACGGCACCCTGCGGGTCGCCTGGCCCGCCTCGGACGGCATCCATGTCACACCGCTGACGGCGGCCGGCAAGCGCTCCGGCGCCGACACGGTCGTCAAGGGGACCAAGGAGGTCGGAGGTCTCGTCGCGCACAACGACGGGTTCGCGCTGCTGACCCGGGTCGCCGACACCAACAAGTGGAAGGAGACCGCCGCCGCGCTCGTCCGCTACAAGAACGGCAAGCAGGCCTGGCGGACCAAGCTCACCGGCAAGTCCAGCGACGACACGGCCCCGCTGCTCGACGGCCAGCTCGCCTGGAACGGCAAGAAGTACGGCGCCTACTTCGTCGTGCACGGCGCGGGCGGCTTCGCCGACGGCCACTTCGGCGACAAGCTCTCCTACGTCGGCTCCACCGGCAAGAAGCTCGGCGGCGGCTGGGGCTGGGGCTGCTCCCACAACGAGGGCATAGCCCTGCGCGCCGAGACCAGCGGGAACTTCACCTCCCTCTGCTTCGACGACTGGCGGTCGGGGCTGTTCGTCTCCACCGGTATCGCCGCCCCGGACAACGCGCCCGTCGTCCAGCGCGAGCAGTGCTGGGCCGGCTACTGCGGCGGCACCTTCGCGGGCCGCACCGGCGACCTCGTGAAGTCCTCCACCGGCCGCTACGCCACCGCGTTCGCCTCGCGCGGAGCGGCCTCCGCCAAGAAGAACCCGGACGACTCCAGCGGGCGGGGCTGGACGGTCAAGCCGAAGACCGGCACCCACCAGGTCGCCCTGGCGTTCCTCAAGAACAGGAACACCCCCTCGGGCAAGCCGGTCTACCTGACCTCCGCCAAGGGCACCGAGCACGTCAACGTGCGCGTCGCCCCGTACGGCGAGAACCGGCTCCTCGTCTCCTACGAGACGTTGAAGAACGCCAAGTGCGCGAGCGGTACCTGCACCGGCACCTTCACGGGCACCCACGTCCGTCTCGTCGACTGGAACGGCAAGCCGCAGGGCGCCGACAAGATCGTGAAGGCGCGGATCTCCGGTGACCTCGCGGTCCTGAAGGACGGGACGCTGACCTGGGCGTACGCGCCCGTCACCCCGTCCTACACGACCGCCCTCAACGGGGCGTCACCGACCACGAAGACGCTGAAGATCGCCCGTCTGACGCCGTAGCCCCGCGGTCGAACCGGAACGCCGCCCGCTCGCCGTCGGCCCACGTCACGACCAGGTCGTGTGCCCCCTCCACCGCCACGGACACCAGTCCCGTGAGCGGCAGGGGGCGGGGGTCGGCGGTGAGACGGGCGAGAGCGACGAAGAGGGTGGCGTCGTCCTCCGAGGTCCCGCCGGCACATCCGGGACCGTCCGTGGCGTCCGTGTCCGACAGGGCGTGCACGGGCAGGAGCTCGGCCCGTACGCCCTCCGCCGTCGGCCATCCCGTGACCCGTACCGGGGTGCCGGGTGCCGCGCCGCTCACCAGATGGGCACGCACCTCGACCGCGCCCCGGGCCACCACGAGGCTGGTGACCCGCACACCGCTGTCACCGACCGCGTGCCGGGACGCGGCCCACCCCTCCCCCGCCCCCAGCGGCTCGATGTCGACGCGGCTCGCGTCGCCCTCGACGATCACGCTGTTGTCGTACGTCTCCGCCGGCTCCGCGAGGGGCACGGGCTCCGTCACGGTCGAGTACGCGAGCCGGGTGTAGAAGGGGTCGTAGCGCACGTCCTCGCTGCCGTGGTTGTGCACGCGGACCAGGCC
The DNA window shown above is from Streptomyces akebiae and carries:
- a CDS encoding potassium channel family protein; translation: MNGLISLVGVAVVLIILRDVFHTLWHPTRHGGLSRIVMTALWRLSSRTSPRWRAAGVAGPLGVAGVVAMWTCGVALGWAVVYWQHMPEGFVFSSALEPTQHSRPVDALYVSLVTVATLGLGDIAPAEGWLRIVAPLEALVGFALLTATVSWVLGIFPALARRRTLALRVCHLRRAGITDEQLDSEAGAAALDALAAGIAGVSVDFAQYPESYYFHDGTGDTSLALSIGHAAELAERTRRAQHPGARIASLVLAAALDDFATVLDERFLHTGKPRPEILDAYARDHGAAPPDKRAAR
- a CDS encoding D-alanyl-D-alanine carboxypeptidase family protein; its protein translation is MTLRKAAAIAVTAGTVLLATPLASPAQAANAPTVSAKGAYLLDNATGTKLFSKYADYKRPMASTTKIMTARVVLGQTGLDLDRKVTIRQAYRDYVTAEGASTADLRTGDRVTVRQLLYALMLPSGCDAAYALADTFGTGDTRSARVKSFIGKMNKKAADLGLTNTHFDSFDGISAAGANYTTPRDLAKLARSAMKYSTFRTVVKTTKTVRYATTSTGGTRTYTWYNTNQLLGSYSGANGIKTGTGTSAGPCLVFSATRGDKTVIGVVLNATSRYGDAAKMLDYGFGTSTASSMQLRPLPTGAQRD
- a CDS encoding jacalin-like lectin, with amino-acid sequence MRRLIGSLTAAALAVTGLATTGATPAAAATTGTFNVLTYNVAGLPEGLSSGNPATNTPLISPRLGAYDIVNVQEDFNYHAALYAGDNHPYRTATSGGVPFGDGLNTLSDYAFEDFQRVKWNDCTGTNCLTPKGFSLARVRLDEGVYVDLYNVHTNADSDDAALAARRANVTQLSQFIQANSAGNAVIVMGDTNTRYTRTGDNIRSLVSENGLTDPWVQLIKGGVAPALGADALVCPTTAPTNDCEVVDKVFFRDSNVVNLTAGRYNNDWAKFLDSAGANLSDHFPHTVDFSWTLNSRLRASDFFGGPHGTAYNDADNLPSTVSPRTLTLRGASRLDAVSLTHDGGTTLAHGGTGGTAASLTLASDEHLTSVKLTQGQKDGRTRIFSAAFGTDKGRTLASGTATSNAKTFTAPPGWQIVGFTGRSGDEIDKLGVLYAPIG
- a CDS encoding TetR/AcrR family transcriptional regulator; this encodes MARAGLTVDRVVEAAADLADEIGFEKVTLSALARHFGVKDASLYSHVRNLQDLRTRVALLAGGEMIDKIAEAVAGRAGKDALAAFAGAYREYALEHPGRYAATQLPVDQVLVADSPALRRTAEITYGMLRAYGLDEPDLTDAVRLLRSTFHGYCALEAGGGFGAARDVGRSWAKAVEALHVALTHWPGEAPEGA